A window of the Haloquadratum walsbyi C23 genome harbors these coding sequences:
- a CDS encoding cyclase family protein gives MFPDESAVIDLTRPIESSMPVYPADPPVDITAHADIETDGYRVSTVTLGTHTGTHIDAPSHTEPDGESMETFTPRELQFSAHIVDCRSFEANTLIDPSVLPPLTDSATTIDLIIFHTGWEDAWGTSQMTDYPALAPQTAEQCAAAGVAVATDAMSPDPTGDGGVPAHHALLGAGLPIIENICNLASLPNKTAEVLVCPLRIDADGAPARVIAWS, from the coding sequence ATGTTTCCTGATGAATCTGCAGTGATTGATCTGACACGACCGATTGAATCATCAATGCCAGTTTATCCTGCGGATCCACCGGTCGATATCACCGCACATGCAGATATTGAGACTGACGGATATCGTGTATCGACAGTTACTCTCGGGACGCACACAGGGACGCACATCGATGCACCATCACATACTGAGCCCGACGGGGAATCGATGGAGACATTTACACCACGTGAGCTCCAGTTCAGTGCTCATATCGTTGATTGTCGGTCATTCGAGGCAAACACACTAATCGATCCATCTGTCCTTCCACCGCTCACTGACTCTGCAACGACTATTGATCTCATTATCTTCCACACCGGATGGGAAGATGCATGGGGAACTTCACAAATGACTGATTATCCAGCACTCGCCCCTCAAACGGCTGAGCAATGTGCTGCAGCTGGTGTTGCTGTTGCAACCGATGCGATGAGTCCTGATCCGACTGGCGACGGTGGAGTTCCCGCCCATCATGCATTATTGGGTGCCGGTCTTCCGATCATTGAAAATATCTGTAATCTTGCCTCACTTCCCAATAAGACCGCTGAAGTG